The following DNA comes from Diadema setosum chromosome 20, eeDiaSeto1, whole genome shotgun sequence.
GTGTAGTCTACACATGGAGTTTAAAAGAAGTGAGCATGGCAATGGGTATTGTAGGTCGATTGAACAATACTTTATGTATGGTTTTGAAGTTACTAAAACAATGATATTTTCACATCTACCAATGATGTGATGATCTAAATAATCTTTTCACTGTTATTGCTTAAACTGATCTTACATGTGAGCATCTGATATcgaatatttttcttctttctctctctctctcacgtgTGATGCAGAAAAGATGCGCATTTTGATGGATACAATATAATTAAGAAGGAAAATGTTTGAATCATAcgaattttgataaataaacACAGTCTGAAATATTAATGGAAAGGAACTTGATGTGTTTTGCTGTTAAAACCCTGGACAATCGACAATGAATTTTCGGTGGTGGAAAATTAACACATGATCTTTGTACTAATCTGATTTACATCAGGATCCTGCTTTGAATAAGATTTCATTACCTATTCCCATAAAAGGTTGAAAAGTGATTCATTTTGCTGTTGCATTTTATCTGTGTGACTATTCGAAGGAATTGATACGAATTACCTCAACTCACCTCAACAATAATATCGTACTCCTCTATACTTTAAACTTCGCTGAAACAAAGGGGCTTGCATAGCAACACATACACTCAAACGATCGGAACCGGCCACTCTCTATTCATTTATCATATAGCGACAAACGGTGAAGGAAAGCACAAACTGTCAAGTATGAAACTcttatctacttttttttctctgatccTTCCCATGTAGAATCTGGGGCTGCTTTATGCGGAATCGGCTGTTAGCCATATTGAGGAAATATAGTTTGAGAGACTGATAGTTTGAATCAAATAGAGAGCGAGCGAGGCAACAAATCAAGAAATGGTACAAAATCTGCGATTTCTTGATTTAGGAGGATTATTCTTTGTAGTCATGTCAACACAATTGCTGAAGGGCAGTCTTCAACATGTCGGCAATGTTACTGGCTACAAAACTGCTGCAAATATCAATGAGACATTTTCAAGTCTGTCCATTCGCTTGGAAGAAGTGGAAGATGTGACACTGGTGGGGGAAAGGCTCAAATCTCAGCTGTCATTGACCACTGGAAGTCACAGTCTAACAGATGTCCGTACTCATTCCGTTTTGAACATCACCTTATCGATCGAATTAGATAATGACTTTAAAGAGAAGCAGATAGTGTGTGCGTGGTATCCGTTACAGTGGTCATGGTGGGTCATCTTACAAACCCTGGCTGCTCTGTTAGGAACCGCTGGGAACCTCTTGGTAACGGTCGTTTTGTTTCAACGCCTATCATCAAATCGATCCACCGATGTTTTGGTCGGTGCGTTGGCTGGAGCTGACCTGATCACATCTGCTCTCACGTTCCCTATTGCAATTGAGAGGAGTATTCCAAATACTTGGGTGGGGCTGGTCTACTGCAAGGTCTTCGATTCAGAATTCTTCAAACTAGTTGGAGCGATCGCTTCTTCCTACACACTCATGGTTATCTCAGTGGAGCGCTACATCGCCGTCTCAAACCCACTCCACTTCCGGCAAATCTTCAGTCCAGCTCGTTTACGACTGTTCATCGTGGCCGTGTGGATTGCATCctttgtttccatggcaatcgCCCCTATCCATCTGTATGGTATACGCAATGATAGATGCGCCTTTTTTGTGCACTCATCCCATGCCACTATGTACGTAGGAATATACTTCTTCATCGTAAGAATGGTTGTACCCTCTGTAGTCATGACGATCACACAGGCAATGACAGCTATACACCTGCATCGTCATCAGGTTCATTTTCCTGCCACAAGTGGTGATCAAAGGATAAATCTCAATAAACCCTCTTTTCACGTTGTTGCTCGCAATCGTGTCATTAACCTCATGTTCCTCGTTATTTCGATCTACATCATCTGCTGGAGTCCTAGTCAGATTGGTTTTCTTCTGTTCAGCCTGGGTTTACTACCAAACAGTTACGTCCAGAGCCCTCTTCAGCTCGCTCTCTTCACCGTAGGATCCGTGAACTTCTTCATAAACCCAATCATCTACACGCTGCGCCATCCTCCTTTCAGGGCTGCCATCCGGGAAATGGTGACTGCGTCGGGATCAGGAGGTAAAACATCCCTCTTCGGATCTGTCCTAGGCGCTACGTCAGTGCCTCTGAACATGTAGGACTGTAAACGAAGTAAAACAGCTCTGACCATGTTGTACGtagaattaatatttttgtggGGAATCTATAGAATGTGTATAGTCGTAATGTCTGCTGACGTCAGTGTAACATGCTCCTTTTGATATATACAACTACGTAGACACCAactaaagtaggcctatacttgcATTGTAATATATTTAAGTGCTAATTTAGTGGTTGTAGAGATGGTATCAAAGGATAAACGTAACGAATATTAGATCACCTAGAACTCGTAACTTTGTGACAGACCCATCTTAATCAGATTTACAATATAATTATCAAACTTGACCATTAAAACTAAACTTGTTTTCTAATGCACCaacattgtttttcaaattgtgttagcctaatcaaaatcaaacattgGAAATAGGTGAAAATTAGCTGTAaaataacaaacagacaaacgaaAATCATTTTGTTATACTCTATATCACAGCTTACGCCATTAACTTTCTAAATAACTTGTGTATTTCCTATGAAAAATCATTGTATGCACTACCTCGATCACTACTATATTCTTACAAAGTAGTTGTTCGTAATTGTAACATCGCAGGTTTTCTTGAGCACTTAGATCCCTTCCATTTATGCTTTATGTAGGAGCATCTAGAGTGACAAACATGAATTCGTTTCAGTACGGCCCCTTTTTTAGGCCCATATCTCGCTTATAATAAGATATAATGCTTAATATTGCTCACGTCATTTATGCCATTATTCCCACTATGGTAacaaaaacgtttttttttacgtttttttttaatacccaaCACGACGATGTCATAAATCTTTTTTTCCAGCGTAATCTAAAAACGGGAAAAAAATGACTTCTGCTGGACGTATCTGATCCAAGTGTCTAAATCTTATTACCCGCTGCCTGAAGTTGTAGAACTCTGAAATTCTTGTATCCAATTGATACAACTGTGGAAACGTGCGTTCCTGTTTTTATAATTGtgatacatatatacatatatatatacatacatatattcatatgtgtCCCTGGAAGAGCGAAAGCAAAACACCTTCCTCTTTCattatatctttctcttctATCGAGCAGAAGTCACGCGCAAACGTAGTTTATGTGTCACATTTAGCTGTaccgttctttttttttttcgcgcgTCACTATGCACAGTAGAGTTGTTTGCATAACAATCACATGATAGATGGACCTTGTGTATTATTATGAGGATGAtagagaaaccaataaacacgatcgaggaaaaaaaatcgtttgAATATTGGCAACGATATTTTACTGACCTTCTACTCGTGTTGACACATCTGACTGTAATCAACTATGTCGTATTATATAGAATATAACATGCTTGAATGTGCCTTGAAACAGAAATACCATGCGTATTGCATtaaatattatatacacacatgtgcTTCAATTCTTCGATGCACCTGTGCCTCATTTTAAATTATTTCTGCGTTTGTGCATGTGAAGTGTCTTTTAATCATTGTGTCCAATACGCTTAGTCTTATAAGTATAGGCGAACAATTCATGTGTCTGGAAGTGCGATATTgtgatgtttaaaaaaaaagaagagaaaaaagataaGAGGAAACGGAGTGGAGGAAACAAGGTTTGTAAGGATAAAATTTGACGCTCACGAGCTTATTAATCAGAATTTATCTTGATTCAGCCATAAAAACGCGTACCACTTGACGTGTAATGTATAGTAGAAAAGAATAGACCCAAACCGGTTCATCTTTTCTGACATCTCCCTTACCTCTGTATCTAgcacacaaacaaatcaatcCACCCTTGATATCACAAAGTCCCTTCTTACTACTAAGAGGTTAATTGCTTATATGCACCGAACAGCTCAAGATAGTGAACCAAGCCGAGAACATGGGACATGTCGTTGGAGTTCacttgtttctttgttattaatcattttaaaggggggggggggagggggagaggaacGCCTCCAatctaatttgaaattatttagagtcaccaaaaaaaaaaaaaagagtattgaAACAATGAAACGCTCGTCTTAAAGAGATAATTGTTTTAGAAAGTCCTGATAATCAAGGCCTGAGTATGTTTGACATAAGTGCAGTAATGTAAACCACAAAAGTACACGTTTTTCTATAAGCTTATAGGCCTATGTCTTAATTCTTGACTTTCAAGTAATTAGAGGATATCGGCATTTTATCTTCTCGTCTTCAAGTTCGTCTTGTTAGTATTCTCacgtcttcttctttctcttcttcgtCTTCTCCTGGTTTGATTACGTGATAACATCGGCACACAAAGGAGGGATGAGCAAACACATtcacaataaaaacatacatccaaaaaatgaaaacactaCTTCCATCATTTCTGCAGCCTATCATTGGCTTGGTCGTTCCTCTTCCAACATTGCagatttatatgtatgtatatatatttttttctttgaaagaaCTTGACATCCATTCGCCCTCacattagcaaaaaaaaaacaaaaacaaaaacaaaaaaaaacaacaaccacacaccaaaaaaccaaaaaccaaaaccaaaaccaaaaacaaagcacacacacacacacacacacacccacacacaaaggAATGAAGATGTATGTTACAGCATGTTACCATGTTAACTCACTCATTCGTCCAGATTAGGCCATTACTTTGACCacccaaaatgaaatataccCTTCATTAGAAAAGGGGACAAAATAAAATCCCCGGTAAGTTTACTAATGTGCGTGCATTTGAAACATACATTCATTAATGTAATCACTGCATACTGCTGAATAATATTATTTTACAAGGTTGACTATCAACTCTTCATTCTACTTATCAGTTAGTGACAGCTTTTAATAACTATTCACGGCATTGACCTGTATGGTTGATCAAGTTATAAGATAGTCTTTATCCAGACTTCAACTAAGGATGTTTCCAGTGTCCCAAATGACCTTTATAACAAAATTCAAGTACTGACTTAAGATCGAGACTCCGGAATCGCTGTCCGTCGTGAGTGGGAGGACAACGAAGAGCTAAACGTGGATAGCTTGGAAAGTTCAATGTCGAGGTGACAACGGTGTCCTTCAGCGCGGCGACGTTAGGTCGTGCTGCGGAGACGAATCCAGCCCCAGTATACCTGACGCCGTATAGGTGGACAGGCCTCGAACGCATAGAGGAGAAAAAGTCCTAGAACGGTGCCAGGCTTTATACGAGAGACACCCGAGGTGTCTTAACCAGTGAAGGGATAAGCCTCCAAACTTTAAAGTAATATACATATTCAAGAATAATATGTTTTAGTATAAAATCATTTACTGTCCagattatatacatgtatcggGAAACAACAGCACTGTCCCATTACATGAACACGTTTGTCTTCCAGGGTACAACTTCCGCTAAATCATGGGTACTGTGCGTGTATTGCGAACGCACTCAAAAACTGTTCTTCCTTAACTatttgaataacaaatctttgatttcaCTCAATGTGCTTATGCAATACGGCCTGATTTCGTAATGTGCATTGATGATAAAACCAACTCTCAAAACATCCTCATTATAGCAGATCACTACAAAGTCACAAAACGGAAAATACCTTAACTTGcaaacacatattactttcacATGTTACGATCAACGTTTGATATTCATCTTATAAATTCACTCCTTCACAGCACACTTGAAAGCTACTTTCATACCGAGCttgaatacaaaacaaaacaagattaaAACAGTATTGACACTCTCAAATTATTCTATAGGCAAATCATATCTCCATGCCTCTCCTCCgacaaataatgagtaaatcaCCTCCGAACTAGCTCCAGTGTGCACAGGGCATGACTTTGAGCCAAATAATACTCTCAAGTACAAGTCGACTTCTGGACAAGCTTTACCGTTGATATCAGActattttccatttttcctttaaaataataaaatgataaaaacctgcaCACACAGTGTGGCCTCGGACTCACCAGCCAAACCATCACTAATGGCTACGACCTAGTACGTGGCGCCTCTGCCCTCTGGTATAATGACAGGGCGTAGCAACTTCGCTGTCTGCCAAATCTGCCTATAACATTGACTACCAATGCGCGCATCCTCCAACTATCAGTGTGTGCTGATAACACGAATAGCTGTCTTACACTTGTAAACAGACCATCCACTTGAATAACTAAGTAACTGATTTATTCATATCAAAATTGGCTAATCAATGGGGAAGTTCATTCCTGCTTCTTCTTTTACTTGAGAGAACACCAGGTGTCAAAAAGAAAGCCCCATACAATGTACTTAACTAATGAATCTCCTTACTATGAATAAcgaccttttttgttttcttttttttttgtgtgtgcaaactTTAGCATATTGGATTGTGTAATGGCAAGTTTATAACAAATCTCAGTAATATTATTGTTAACTCCCGAAGTCATGTAACTCCATCAGTTTCAAGAGACTGACAATAGTGACCTCAGGACACGACATAATTATGGATTTAAAAGTGGATTCCACTGTCAGTACTGTCATGGCTTCCTTCTTCAGTTCCTTAGTGTACTTGAAGACTGGAATGATACCTCTCAATTGGTAATGACGTACATAAGGAACCTCTGTCATATTCTTCATTACTTTTTGTAATACCTAGCAAGAGTAAAGCTTAGGTTGTGTGTTCTACGTCATGCATATTTTACGTAACAAATACTACAGAACAATAATTACGGTCCAAAAAATGCCTTGAAGTCATACAAGCTGAATAAACAggacttacaaaaaaaaatgaataaacatttcGAAAATATACTTTTCctgtaaaaaaaagagagcataTTTTGGTCATTCATATATACAGAAACACAGAGTGTCAAACCTTTGGTATTCCACTTGCATAGAGAATGGACATTGTAAAAAATGATAAGGCTCTTAAGACATAAAGtcattaaacaaaacaaaacaaaacaaaacacgcacATGAATATACGTAGACACTTTGAAACACTTCAACAGTTTTTGTTCTCACGcatctttcaaaataatgttatttaccctttgcagatgaaacaaaaaacagcttTAGAACTTCAAaaaaagttctaaaatgtgagttaggaatagaaataACCAATTTAAAATGTAATCACTATTATCAATGTTGAATATACACAATGTGGACAATAGTTGAAATAAGATTGTTCCTAAAATAAACTATATACATTTATAgtatcattgagaaaaaaaaatgatatctctttatatcttaGGCTCTACTGGAAAATTCTTAAATGGTACGATGTTTTGCGATACATTTAACCTATACATATTCATTAGATGAAATAactccaacttttttttttcaaatcactgcacTTTAAATGGTTAACAACAACATTTAACATAGACAAACAAAggccccccctaaaaaaaatagtttactgCGACAGAGACTCGTCTTTCACATATCCAGTATTGGTCAAGCCATCTGGTAGCAGATCACTACAAAGTCACAAAACGGAAAATACCTTAACTTGcaaacacatattactttcacATGTTACGATCAACGTTTGATATTCATCTTATAAATTCACTCCTTCACAGCACACTTGAAAGCTACTTTCATACCGAGCttgaatacaaaacaaaacaagactaAAACAGTATTGACACTCTCAAATTATTCTATAGGCAAATCATATCTCCATGCCTCTCCTCCgacaaataatgagtaaatcaCCTCCGAACTAGCTCCAGTGTGCACAGGGCATGACTTTGAGCCAAATAATACTCTCAAGTACAAGTCGACTTCTGGACAAGCTTTACCGTTGATATCAGActattttccatttttcctttaaaataataaaatgataaaaacctgcaCACACAGTGTGGCCTCGGACTCACCAGCCAAACCATCACTAATGGCTACGACCTAGTACGTGGCGCCTCTGCCCTCTGGTATAATGACAGGGCGTAGCAACTTCGCTGTCTGCCAAATCTGCCTATAACATTGACTACCAATGCGCGCATCCTCCAACTATCAGTGTGTGCTGATAACACGAATAGCTGTCTTACACTTGTAAACAGACCATCCACTTGAATAACTAAGTAACTGATTTATTCATATCAAAATTGGCTAATCAATGGGGAAGTTCATTCCTGCTTCTTCTTTTACTTGAGAGAACACCAGGTGTCAAAAAGAAAGCCCCATACAATGTACTTAACTAATGAATCTCCTTACTATGAATAACgacctttttgttttctttttttttgtgtgtgcaaactTTAGCATATTGGATTGTGTAATGGCAAGTTTATAACAAATCTCAGTAATATTATTGTTAACTCCCGAAGTCATGTAACTCCATCAGTTTCAAGAGACTGACAATAGTGACCTCAGGACACGACATAATTATGGATTTAAAAGTGGATTCCACTGTCAGTACTGTCATGGCTTCCTTCTTCAGTTCCTTAGTGTACTTGAAGACTGGAATGATACCTCTCAATTGGTAATGACGTACATAAGGAACCTCTGTCATATTCTTCATTACTTTTTGTAATACCTAGCAAGAGTAAAGCTTAGGTTGTGTGTTCTACGTCATGCATATTTTACGTAACAAATATTACAGAACAATAATTACGGTCCAAAAAATGCCTTGAAGTCATACAAGCTGAATAAACAggacttacaaaaaaaaaatgaataaacatttcGAAAATATACTTTTCctgtaaaaaaaagagagcataTTTTGGTCATTCATATATACAGAAACACAGAGTGTCAAACCTTTGGTATTCCACTTGCATAGAGAATGGACATTGTAAAAAATGATAAGGCTCTTAAGACATAAAGtcattaaacaaaacaaaacaaaacaaaacacgcacATGAATATACGTAGACACTTTGAAACACTTCAACAGTTTTTGTTCTCACGcatctttcaaaataatgttatttaccctttgcagatgaaacaaaaaacagcttTAGAACTTCAAaaaaagttctaaaatgtgagttaggaatagaaataACCAATTTAAAATGTAATCACTATTATCAATGTTGAATATACACAATGTGGACAATAGTTGAAATAAGATTGTTCCTAAAATAAACTATATACATTTATAgtatcattgagaaaaaaaaaatgatatctctttatatcttaGGCTCTACTGGAAAATTCTTAAATGGTACGATGTTTTGCGATACATTTAACCTATACATATTCATTAGATGAAATaactcaaacttttttttttcaaatcactgcacTTTAAATGGTTAACAACAATATTTAACATAGACAAACAAAggcccccccctaaaaaaaatagtttactgCGACAGAGACTCGTCTTTCACATATCCAGTATTGGTCAAGCCATCTGGTATGGACGTTTCATTTTGGGCACTAAACATCCGCAGCTCAATATCTCTCGTCTTCTTCTTGACGTTCCCTGACCTCGGAGTAGTGGACGGGTCATCTCCAACTCTCCTGGAGGAACAGAGAGATTATGATATTGGGTGAGAAAAGTTATCAATATACCTCTATTTTCCACAGCATTGGTAGATGAATAGTCATacggaaatgaataaatgaggTTCCAAACTACTCATCGATGTGTAATGACTAAGAATCAAATCGctttattacatgtatatctatcaCTACCTAGACATTCGTTATGCGTGTAACTCTTGCATAACAGGAGGCAGTTTTAAGGATATTTCAGCGAATAATGATATATGCTAATGTGCCGAATGTTTGCAGTAACTCAGCAGAAATGAACTATAGGTGAGATGTGTTATATCCAGGGCTTCCTCTTGTGCACAGATCAATCATACAGAAACAATGCGATTATCAACTGTTCGTTTGTGGTTTCGGCAAAAAGCGAAATATACTTAATCACTCaggaaatagaaaagaatacaGTTAGTCATGAGACTAAAACAGTCTCGTCATGAGAGTTGCGTATGTTTGCTCGAATTACTAAATGAAGCAATTAGAACTCAGGAATGGGGTTTATACTATCACATTCAGTGTCCGACCTGGCTTTTCCTTTCCTTGAAGTGAGGTCATAACTTCCTTTCCTGGACAaacaggtgggggggggggtgggtaggGGGTATTATCTTTGAATAAGTATCATTACGCTGATTGAAAAATTTGAAAGAcagaatttgttttgtttgacagAATTTAATCTCATTCTACCAGTCATCAAAACATACCTTGATTCTCTCCTCATGAATACTTTCCTCGTGAATACTACCACGAAACTGACAGGGATAATGAAGGCAATTATCGCAAGGCCCGCTACGACGGGAATGAGAGACAGATTCGAATCACGAGAGGTTCCTCGATGGTCTGCAGAAATTGGAGTGAAGGGGGAAAGGGGGCAGTAAAGTGTATATTAGATCATGCAGGATACTTACTCGACGATCACATTATACCACTCTTTTTGACATTCACA
Coding sequences within:
- the LOC140243479 gene encoding nociceptin receptor-like, with product MSTQLLKGSLQHVGNVTGYKTAANINETFSSLSIRLEEVEDVTLVGERLKSQLSLTTGSHSLTDVRTHSVLNITLSIELDNDFKEKQIVCAWYPLQWSWWVILQTLAALLGTAGNLLVTVVLFQRLSSNRSTDVLVGALAGADLITSALTFPIAIERSIPNTWVGLVYCKVFDSEFFKLVGAIASSYTLMVISVERYIAVSNPLHFRQIFSPARLRLFIVAVWIASFVSMAIAPIHLYGIRNDRCAFFVHSSHATMYVGIYFFIVRMVVPSVVMTITQAMTAIHLHRHQVHFPATSGDQRINLNKPSFHVVARNRVINLMFLVISIYIICWSPSQIGFLLFSLGLLPNSYVQSPLQLALFTVGSVNFFINPIIYTLRHPPFRAAIREMVTASGSGGKTSLFGSVLGATSVPLNM